A region from the Azospirillum thermophilum genome encodes:
- a CDS encoding response regulator gives MTETVTALVVDDEEMTRAIVGGYLARLGYRTLEAGSIAAAWDILSAPGCPVGVLLLDRRLPDGDGLELLPRMRALPHLAELPVIVQSVADSGAEIAAAIRAGIFHYMTKPYDGTLLRSVVGAAVENHGRLKALRGDVRSRTDAMALMRGGRFRLRTPQEARDLAIALSAAAPAARGLTFGLTELMLNAVEHGTLGIGFEAKRRLKAPGAAANAYAEELDRRLASPDYRDRFVTVEVERDERRLTITITDMGGGFDHRHYLAADPAQNTAAHGRGIALARLAGFAELTYLGDGNRVVGVVELEEGR, from the coding sequence ATGACCGAGACCGTGACCGCCCTGGTGGTCGATGACGAGGAAATGACGCGCGCCATCGTCGGCGGCTATCTCGCCCGTCTCGGTTACCGCACGCTGGAGGCCGGGAGCATCGCGGCGGCCTGGGACATCCTGTCGGCGCCGGGCTGCCCGGTCGGCGTCCTTCTGCTCGACCGCCGGCTTCCCGACGGCGACGGGCTGGAGCTGTTGCCGCGGATGCGCGCCCTGCCCCATCTGGCCGAGCTGCCGGTGATCGTGCAGTCGGTCGCCGACAGCGGGGCGGAGATCGCCGCCGCGATCCGCGCCGGCATCTTCCATTACATGACCAAGCCCTATGACGGGACCCTGCTGCGCTCGGTCGTCGGCGCGGCGGTGGAGAACCACGGGCGGCTGAAGGCGCTGCGCGGCGACGTGCGCAGCCGCACCGACGCCATGGCGCTGATGCGCGGCGGGCGGTTCCGGCTGCGCACCCCGCAGGAAGCCCGCGATCTCGCCATCGCCCTGTCGGCCGCCGCCCCGGCCGCGCGCGGCCTGACCTTCGGCCTGACCGAGCTGATGCTGAACGCGGTGGAGCACGGCACGCTGGGGATCGGCTTCGAGGCCAAGCGGCGGCTGAAGGCGCCGGGCGCCGCGGCCAACGCCTATGCCGAGGAACTCGACCGCCGCCTCGCCAGCCCGGACTACCGCGACCGCTTCGTGACCGTGGAGGTGGAGCGCGACGAGCGGCGGCTGACCATCACCATCACCGACATGGGCGGCGGCTTCGACCATCGGCACTATCTGGCCGCCGACCCGGCGCAGAACACCGCCGCCCACGGGCGCGGCATCGCGCTGGCCCGCCTCGCCGGCTTCGCCGAGCTGACCTATCTCGGCGACGGGAACCGTGTGGTCGGTGTGGTGGAGCTGGAGGAGGGGCGGTGA
- a CDS encoding sensor domain-containing diguanylate cyclase: MYETGSAVMVVEEQGEEACMMAWAAYDALPAPVCALSPDGLILYANRALYDLLGQPSGVLAGSRFTRFEPPGAAGEEGDDTPGLRRLRRTDGTSLWVVEAVSTVPGPAGRPVELHVFTDVTARRQREMELRRHVDAQQRLFDRLPVPVFIKDQRGCYVACNAAFEQYTGLSRTEILNKSSFAVMSPRTAKAHVAQDRQLFARQGQTSYEEAVPLADGSTRMVCLTKASLADEGGGTNGIVGVIHDLAEGLPNEARLEAILEQSPVGVSVSRRDDGRIVFVNTRFAELIGLSRERLIGSRARDYYVDDHQRERVLDRLRTAKSVVNMEVQFRRADGSPFWTLFTVNQAVIQGVPVNLAWIYDYTERRNMEEALRDMASRDPLTGIYNRRSFMELGRQQLARAHRFCEPLAVFVLDVDHFKRINDSYGHATGDDALRMVAGGCQTILREYDILGRLGGEEFVVVLPGATADESRVVAERVRRHIARLPIPGPGGPLNVTCSIGIAGVEGATDTLEKAIHRADLALYRAKREGRNRVIVYDPGM; this comes from the coding sequence ATGTACGAAACGGGCAGTGCGGTGATGGTGGTGGAGGAACAGGGCGAGGAGGCGTGCATGATGGCCTGGGCGGCCTACGACGCCCTGCCGGCGCCGGTCTGCGCCCTGTCGCCGGACGGGCTGATCCTCTATGCCAACCGGGCGCTTTACGATCTGCTCGGCCAGCCCTCGGGCGTCCTGGCCGGCAGCCGCTTCACCCGCTTCGAGCCGCCCGGCGCAGCGGGGGAGGAGGGCGACGACACGCCGGGCCTGCGCCGCCTGCGCCGGACCGACGGCACCAGCCTGTGGGTGGTGGAGGCGGTCAGCACCGTTCCGGGGCCGGCCGGCCGGCCGGTGGAACTGCACGTCTTCACCGACGTCACCGCCCGCCGGCAGCGGGAGATGGAGCTGCGCCGCCACGTCGACGCCCAGCAGCGGCTGTTCGACCGGCTGCCGGTGCCCGTCTTCATCAAGGATCAGCGCGGCTGCTACGTCGCCTGCAATGCCGCCTTCGAGCAGTATACCGGCCTCTCCCGCACGGAGATCCTGAACAAGTCGAGCTTCGCGGTGATGAGTCCGCGCACCGCCAAGGCGCATGTCGCGCAGGACCGCCAGCTCTTCGCCCGCCAGGGCCAGACCAGCTACGAGGAGGCGGTTCCGCTTGCCGACGGCAGCACCCGCATGGTCTGCCTGACCAAGGCCTCGCTCGCCGACGAGGGCGGCGGCACCAACGGGATCGTCGGCGTCATCCACGATCTGGCCGAAGGGCTGCCCAACGAGGCGCGGCTGGAGGCGATCCTGGAGCAGAGCCCGGTCGGCGTCTCCGTCTCGCGGCGGGACGACGGCCGCATCGTCTTCGTCAACACGCGCTTCGCCGAACTGATCGGCCTGTCGCGGGAGCGGCTGATCGGCAGCCGGGCGCGCGACTACTATGTGGACGACCACCAGCGCGAGCGTGTGCTGGATCGGCTGCGCACCGCCAAGTCGGTCGTGAACATGGAGGTGCAGTTCCGCCGCGCCGACGGGTCGCCCTTCTGGACGCTGTTCACGGTGAACCAGGCGGTGATCCAGGGCGTGCCGGTCAACCTCGCCTGGATCTACGACTATACGGAGCGCCGCAACATGGAGGAGGCGCTGCGCGACATGGCGTCGCGCGACCCCCTCACCGGCATCTACAACCGGCGCTCCTTCATGGAGCTGGGGCGCCAGCAGCTTGCCCGCGCCCATCGCTTCTGCGAGCCGCTGGCGGTCTTCGTGCTCGACGTCGACCATTTCAAGCGGATCAACGACAGCTACGGCCACGCCACCGGCGACGACGCCCTGCGCATGGTGGCAGGCGGCTGCCAGACCATCCTGCGCGAGTACGACATCCTCGGACGCCTCGGCGGGGAGGAGTTCGTCGTCGTGCTTCCCGGCGCCACCGCCGACGAAAGCCGCGTCGTGGCGGAGCGGGTGCGCCGCCATATCGCCCGCCTGCCGATTCCCGGCCCCGGCGGCCCGCTCAACGTCACCTGCAGCATCGGCATCGCCGGCGTGGAAGGGGCGACCGACACGCTGGAAAAGGCGATCCACCGTGCCGACCTCGCCCTCTACCGCGCCAAGCGCGAGGGGCGGAACCGGGTGATCGTCTACGATCCGGGGATGTGA